From Pseudomonadota bacterium, the proteins below share one genomic window:
- a CDS encoding DUF494 family protein has translation MFERVIAIISIISQYLIEDIDVFDQEIEIVEDLVSLGFESGEIEAAFNWIANLSQGQGIKRGDEALDAEELGQYVRIFTAEEKRLLTNPARGYLMKLHNLDLVNAPLLEEIIDQAILLDTPAVGVEEIKMISTMVVMFSQSGPDAKTRFLRFVEADAEVMYH, from the coding sequence TCAGTATCATATCGCAGTATCTTATTGAAGATATAGATGTTTTTGATCAGGAAATAGAAATTGTTGAGGATCTCGTATCCCTGGGGTTTGAATCCGGCGAAATTGAAGCTGCCTTTAACTGGATAGCCAATCTTTCTCAGGGACAGGGAATCAAGCGGGGAGACGAAGCGCTGGACGCCGAAGAACTGGGCCAGTATGTGAGAATCTTTACGGCTGAGGAAAAACGTTTGTTGACCAACCCTGCGCGTGGCTACTTGATGAAGCTGCATAACCTTGATCTGGTTAATGCTCCTTTGCTGGAAGAAATTATCGACCAGGCAATACTGCTGGATACCCCGGCAGTGGGGGTGGAGGAAATCAAGATGATTTCCACCATGGTGGTTATGTTCAGTCAAAGTGGTCCTGATGCCAAAACCCGTTTTTTACGTTTTGTCGAAGCCGATGCTGAAGTGATGTACCATTAA
- the topA gene encoding type I DNA topoisomerase, protein MGKSLLIVESPAKARTIKKYLGKGFDVKASVGHVKDLPKKELGIDISAEGDFAPNYVTIRGKGKVISELKKAAKSADAVYLAPDPDREGEAIAWHISRELGRKEEVYRVLFHEITPQAIKEALKTPLAIDENRVNAQQSRRILDRLVGYKISPLLWKTVRRGLSAGRVQSVAVRLICEREAEIQAFKPEEYWHIEAFLNGPQPPTFSARLHNIAGKKAVVGNQEQADGIVKELSSAPFTVAKCEQKKRKRNPLPPFITSKLQQEASRKLNFSAKKTMMVAQQLYEGVELGTAGPTGLITYMRSDSVRVSKAALQDCRSYIKARFGSDYLPAKANYYKNKNSSQDAHEAIRPTSMEHDPEQIANYLTGDQLKLYRLIWNRFAASQMAPAEYFQTVVDIQASENYLFRAVGRRQTFAGFLALYEVGKDNVNGNGNGKEQDSELPPLAIGDVLNLEKLEPSQHFTQPPPRFTESTLVKELEEKGIGRPSTYAAILSTIQDREYAELKEKKFFPTDLGGLVTELLKKSFPDILDVSFTAQMEDKLDQVEEGKYDWQQLLKNFYQPFEKRLEAAVTTMKEVRQQEEETDEICEKCGAHMVIKWGRNGKFLACPNYPECKNTRNLASKEAPADPELSPEEIEQLGKCPECSSNLTIKNGRFGRFIACSRYPECKYTRSIGTGIDCPVEGCSGEIVEKKSRKGKIFYSCSRYPDCKYALWNKPYPMTCPDCGHPFLVEKTSKSRGHYLQCPQKECSYSAELPDKE, encoded by the coding sequence ATGGGAAAATCGCTGTTGATTGTTGAGTCTCCGGCAAAAGCCAGGACCATTAAAAAATATTTGGGTAAGGGTTTTGATGTTAAAGCCTCCGTCGGCCATGTAAAAGATCTGCCCAAGAAGGAGCTGGGTATTGATATCTCCGCCGAGGGTGATTTTGCCCCCAATTATGTGACTATTCGCGGCAAGGGCAAGGTGATCAGTGAATTGAAAAAGGCGGCTAAATCGGCCGATGCGGTTTACCTGGCTCCTGACCCTGATCGTGAAGGAGAAGCTATCGCCTGGCATATTTCCCGGGAGCTGGGGCGTAAAGAGGAGGTATACCGGGTTCTTTTCCATGAAATCACTCCCCAGGCAATCAAGGAGGCTTTGAAGACCCCATTAGCCATCGATGAAAACCGGGTGAACGCGCAGCAGTCACGGAGGATTCTTGACCGGTTGGTGGGTTATAAAATCAGCCCGCTGTTATGGAAAACCGTGCGTCGGGGGCTTAGTGCCGGGCGGGTGCAATCGGTAGCCGTGCGCCTGATTTGTGAGCGGGAAGCGGAAATCCAGGCTTTTAAACCGGAAGAATACTGGCATATTGAGGCATTTCTTAATGGACCTCAACCGCCAACCTTTTCCGCCCGTTTACATAATATCGCTGGTAAAAAAGCGGTGGTCGGCAATCAGGAACAGGCGGATGGCATTGTCAAGGAGCTTTCATCCGCCCCGTTTACGGTTGCCAAGTGTGAGCAGAAAAAGAGGAAACGAAATCCACTGCCGCCGTTCATTACCAGCAAACTGCAGCAGGAAGCCTCCCGCAAACTTAATTTCAGTGCTAAAAAGACGATGATGGTTGCCCAGCAGCTCTACGAAGGGGTGGAATTGGGAACTGCCGGACCTACCGGTTTGATTACCTATATGCGTTCTGATTCTGTGCGGGTATCTAAAGCAGCGCTGCAGGATTGCCGGTCTTATATCAAAGCCCGTTTTGGCTCCGATTATCTGCCTGCCAAAGCGAATTATTATAAAAATAAGAACAGCTCTCAGGATGCCCATGAAGCTATTCGCCCAACCTCCATGGAGCATGATCCGGAACAGATTGCAAATTATTTGACCGGCGATCAGCTGAAGTTGTACCGCTTGATCTGGAATCGTTTTGCCGCCAGCCAGATGGCGCCGGCTGAGTATTTTCAGACGGTGGTCGATATTCAGGCGAGTGAAAACTATCTGTTTCGGGCAGTTGGCCGTCGCCAGACTTTTGCCGGGTTTCTGGCTCTGTATGAAGTGGGGAAGGATAATGTTAATGGAAACGGTAATGGCAAGGAACAGGACAGCGAGTTGCCGCCGCTGGCGATCGGCGATGTGCTGAATCTGGAAAAGCTTGAGCCCTCGCAGCATTTTACCCAGCCGCCGCCCCGGTTTACGGAAAGTACTCTGGTGAAGGAACTGGAAGAAAAAGGTATCGGCCGGCCTTCCACTTACGCTGCCATTCTTTCAACCATCCAGGATCGTGAATATGCCGAGCTGAAGGAAAAAAAGTTTTTCCCCACTGATCTGGGGGGGCTGGTTACCGAACTGTTGAAAAAAAGTTTTCCAGACATTCTTGACGTCAGTTTTACCGCTCAGATGGAGGATAAGCTTGATCAGGTGGAAGAAGGAAAGTATGACTGGCAGCAGCTGCTGAAGAATTTTTATCAGCCGTTTGAAAAGCGCCTGGAAGCTGCGGTGACGACCATGAAAGAGGTTCGGCAGCAGGAAGAGGAAACGGATGAAATCTGCGAGAAGTGCGGGGCCCATATGGTAATTAAATGGGGCCGTAATGGTAAATTTCTTGCCTGTCCAAACTATCCTGAATGTAAGAATACCCGCAACCTGGCTTCCAAAGAAGCGCCGGCGGATCCTGAGTTGAGCCCGGAAGAGATTGAACAATTGGGTAAGTGCCCGGAATGCAGCAGTAATTTAACGATAAAGAATGGCCGTTTTGGCCGTTTTATCGCCTGTTCCCGCTATCCTGAATGCAAATATACCCGTTCCATCGGTACCGGTATTGATTGCCCGGTTGAGGGCTGCAGTGGTGAAATTGTTGAGAAAAAATCGCGCAAAGGGAAAATCTTTTATTCGTGCTCACGGTATCCGGATTGTAAATATGCCTTGTGGAATAAACCCTATCCCATGACCTGCCCGGATTGTGGACATCCTTTTCTGGTGGAAAAAACCTCAAAATCCCGGGGACATTACCTCCAGTGTCCACAGAAGGAATGCTCCTATTCGGCTGAGCTTCCTGACAAAGAGTGA